The Conger conger chromosome 15, fConCon1.1, whole genome shotgun sequence genome contains a region encoding:
- the sall1a gene encoding sal-like protein 1a isoform X1 has translation MGKALPGETHHPWVAIRPTVLNAVGLQARRGCGRVSPCASDQGALLPLVCTLVLEKVGGVRSPAGSSTASVSDDMALSHHLPPIGDTEPGLENPPGKDADAHVCGRCCAEFFELSDLEQHQKNCTKNQLVLIVNENPVSPPETFSPGSPPNNPDEQMNGTVNNTDQEECSDLSEHNALDKEESMDMDLSGIHSSHNGGGRQSSSSSSSSSSSSSVNNNNNSSSSIRSSAGPGVGNSAVSKSLPQLGNLAELGNFSMINSNVIIENLQSTKVAVAQFSQESRSSGSNKVAVPALMEQLLALQQQQIHQLQLIEQIRHQILLLASQNPEMPVPSSSSQGTLGTSANPLTTLSSHLSQQLAAAAGLAQSLASQSASISSLKQLTAAAQLPQTNPGSSMAPPRSDSSQNMGSMVASVVNAQPSEKQPAHASSLHPHLSNTPLVKSSTPAFTIGSLLNPAVKPRLPQPPPASMFSSSLPSISTPVDDLNSLAVLAQQRKGKPPNVTSFETRSSSEEAFFKHKCRFCAKVFGSDSALQIHLRSHTGERPYKCNICGNRFSTRGNLKVHFQRHKDKYPHIQMNPYPVPEHLDNIPTSTGIPYGMSMPPEKPVTSWLDSKPVLSTLTTSVGLLLPPTMPSLPPFIKKEENHSVAITSPSSSLKSDSGAAEPSMKSNDGISEEGEGGTLPTSNGRAEESNQPAPIYTRVSSAPESFLDYASTNSPPMTTNPLMPLMSEQFKAKFPFGGLLDPMQASETSKLQQLVENIDKKVTDPNECVICHRVLSCQSALKMHYRTHTGERPFKCKVCGRAFTTKGNLKTHYSVHRAMPPLRVQHSCPICQKKFTNAVVLQQHIRMHMGGQIPNTPLPDNYPESMESDTDEMMDERNFDDIDNFSDENMDNMEDCPDGSIPDTPKSIDASQDSLCSSPMPLDMMGVAGLESQMKMAHQGIMEELHASRFKSLENGSLEGDHLTNDSSSFGGDFDIQNVGSPAMSESTSSMQAPSPIPSAHLHRKSPSIEERQQAASSEPICAGLMQSGSTGMGALDLTSCNPTKDPLTMVFPFRERGTFKNTACDICGKTFACQSALDIHYRSHTKERPFICTACNRGFSTKGNLKQHMLTHQMRDLPSQLFEPSNPSLTSSSSPSLLAVSSLSSMIKTEVNGFLHSSYQDCKEPVVSLVTNSAATSPVLSAAPPRRTPKQHYCNTCGKTFSSSSALQIHERTHTGEKPFACTICGRAFTTKGNLKVHMGTHMWNSAPARRGRRLSVDGPMAFLGTNPVKFPEIFQKDMASRAGSGDPTSFWNQYAAAFSNGLAMKTNEISVIQNGGLPPLSGSIGNGGSSPISGLTGSLERLHNSEPNAALVGLEKMANSENGNHFRFTRFIEDNKEIVTN, from the exons GGGACACAGAACCTGGCTTGGAAAATCCCCCCGGCAAAGACGCTGATGCTCACGTCTGTGGCAGATGCTGTGCCGAGTTCTTTGAACTATCAGATCTCGAACAACACCAGAAGAATTGCACTAAGAATCAATTAGTTCTGATAGTAAATGAAAATCCGGTCTCTCCTCCTGAAACGTTCTCACCCGGTTCCCCTCCCAATAATCCTGATGAGCAGATGAATGGCACAGTTAATAACACAGATCAAGAAGAGTGCAGTGACCTCTCGGAGCATAACGCACTTGACAAAGAAGAGTCCATGGATATGGACCTTTCCGGAATTCACAGCAGTCACAACGGTGGTGGCAGGcagagcagcagtagcagcagcagcagcagtagcagcagttccgtcaacaacaacaacaacagcagcagtagtattagGAGCAGTGCTGGTCCTGGCGTGGGAAACTCGGCCGTCTCAAAATCTCTACCTCAACTAGGTAACCTGGCTGAACTGGGAAACTTCTCAATGATTAACAGCAATGTCATCATCGAAAACCTGCAAAGCACTAAGGTGGCCGTGGCCCAATTCTCTCAAGAAAGCCGCTCCAGCGGCAGCAACAAGGTGGCGGTGCCTGCACTCATGGAGCAGCTTCTGgctctacagcagcagcagatccACCAGTTGCAGCTCATTGAACAAATCCGTCACCAGATATTACTGCTGGCCTCTCAAAACCCTGAAATGCCGGTGCCCTCCAGTTCCTCTCAAGGTACATTAGGGACATCTGCCAACCCACTGACAACTCTCAGCTCTCATCTCTCCCAGCAGCTGGCTGCGGCTGCAGGATTAGCACAGAGCCTGGCGAGTCAGTCTGCCAGTATCAGCAGCCTGAAACAACTGACTGCAGCAGCACAGCTACCTCAGACCAACCCCGGCAGCAGCATGGCACCACCGCGCAGCGATTCATCTCAGAACATGGGCTCTATGGTGGCATCGGTGGTGAACGCCCAGCCGTCTGAAAAGCAACCCGCTCATGCTAGCAGCCTGCACCCCCATCTTAGCAACACACCGCTCGTAAAATCATCCACACCGGCCTTCACAATAGGTAGCTTGTTGAACCCTGCAGTGAAACCGCGTCTACCTCAGCCCCCTCCCGCATCCATGTTCTCCAGCTCTCTTCCCAGCATCAGTACACCTGTGGACGACCTGAACTCTTTGGCTGTCCTGGCACAGCAAAGAAAAGGCAAGCCACCCAATGTTACGTCTTTTGAAACCAGGAGCAGCTCCGAAGAGGCATTCTTCAAACACAAGTGCAGGTTTTGTGCCAAAGTGTTTGGGAGTGACAGTGCCTTGCAGATCCACTTGCGATCTCACACTGGGGAGAGACCATACAAGTGTAACATCTGTGGGAACCGCTTCTCCACCCGCGGGAACCTGAAGGTCCACTTCCAGCGGCACAAAGATAAATATCCCCACATCCAAATGAATCCATATCCAGTCCCGGAGCATTTGGACAATATTCCAACTAGCACCGGCATTCCATACGGCATGTCAATGCCCCCAGAGAAGCCAGTAACTAGTTGGCTAGACAGCAAGCCAGTTCTCTCAACCTTGACCACTTCAGTTGGCCTGTTGCTCCCTCCAACAATGCCCAGCTTGCCCCCTTTCATTAAGAAAGAGGAGAATCACTCTGTTGCAATAACCAGCCCTTCCAGTTCTCTAAAAAGTGACTCAGGTGCTGCAGAGCCCTCTATGAAAAGCAACGATGGCATATCAGAAGAAGGTGAAGGTGGCACTTTGCCTACCTCAAATGGAAGAGCAGAAGAGAGCAACCAGCCGGCACCAATCTACACACGTGTTAGCTCTGCTCCTGAGAGCTTTTTAGACTATGCCTCAACCAACAGTCCCCCCATGACCACAAATCCACTTATGCCCCTAATGTCTGAGCAGTTCAAGGCTAAGTTCCCCTTCGGAGGCCTCCTCGACCCCATGCAGGCATCGGAGACCTCCAAGCTGCAGCAGCTGGTGGAGAACATTGACAAGAAGGTGACTGACCCAAATGAGTGTGTTATCTGCCACAGGGTGCTCAGTTGCCAGAGTGCCCTGAAAATGCActaccgcacacacaccggcGAGAGGCCCTTCAAGTGTAAAGTATGTGGTCGAGCATTCACTACTAAAGGGAACCTCAAAACCCACTACAGTGTCCACCGTGCCATGCCTCCATTGAGGGTCCAGCACTCCTGTCCCATCTGCCAGAAGAAGTTCACCAATGCTGTGGTCTTGCAGCAGCACATCAGGATGCACATGGGTGGGCAGatccccaacacccccctcccagaTAACTACCCGGAATCCATGGAATCTGACACGGATGAGATGATGGATGAGAGAAACTTTGATGACATTGATAACTTTTCTGACGAGAACATGGACAATATGGAGGACTGTCCTGACGGCAGCATCCCAGACACACCCAAATCTATTGATGCATCCCAGGATAGTCTCTGTTCCTCCCCCATGCCCTTGGACATGATGGGGGTGGCAGGCCTTGAGAGCCAGATGAAGATGGCCCACCAAGGGATTATGGAGGAGCTGCATGCCAGCAGGTTTAAGTCACTTGAGAATGGCTCACTAGAAGGCGATCATCTCACCAATGACTCCTCATCTTTCGGAGGGGACTTTGATATCCAAAATGTGGGAAGTCCAGCTATGTCTGAATCTACCTCTTCTATGCAGGCACCTTCCCCCATCCCAAGTGCACACCTGCACCGGAAATCCCCCAGCATTGAAGAGAGACAGCAGGCGGCTTCATCCGAGCCCATCTGTGCAGGCCTCATGCAGTCTGGTTCCACGGGCATGGGGGCCTTAGACTTGACATCTTGCAACCCGACAAAAGACCCTCTGACCATGGTCTTCCCTTTCCGTGAGCGGGGCACCTTCAAGAACACGGCATGCGATATCTGTGGCAAGACGTTCGCCTGTCAGAGTGCCTTGGACATTCATTACCGAAGCCATACCAAAGAGAGACCATTTATTTGCACTGCCTGCAACAGGGGCTTTTCCACTAAGGGTAATCTCAAGCAGCACATGCTCACCCACCAGATGCGAGACCTGCCCTCCCAGCTCTTTGAGCCATCTAATCCCAGCCTCACTTCCAGCTCGAGCCCCTCCCTCCTTGCCGTCAGTTCCCTGTCCTCCATGATCAAGACAGAGGTCAATGGCTTCTTGCACAGCTCTTACCAGGACTGCAAGGAACCTGTGGTCAGTCTGGTCACTAATTCTGCTGCCACATCTCCAGTGCTGTCTGCTGCACCACCACGCCGAACACCCAAACAGCACTACTGCAACACCTGTGGGAAGACCTTCTCGTCCTCCAGTGCCCTGCAGATCCATGAAAGGACCCACACTGGAGAAAAGCCCTTCGCTTGTACCATCTGTGGTCGGGCATTCACTACCAAAGGCAATCTCAAg gttcaCATGGGAACACACATGTGGAACAGTGCCCCAGCCAGACGGGGCCGGAGGCTCTCAGTGGATGGCCCCATGGCCTTCCTGGGAACCAATCCTGTCAAGTTCCCCGAGATCTTCCAGAAGGATATGGCATCCCGGGCTGGCAGCGGGGACCCCACCAGCTTCTGGAACCAGTACGCGGCTGCCTTCTCCAACGGCCTGGCCATGAAGACCAATGAGATCTCAGTCATTCAGAACGGGGGCCTCCCGCCTCTTTCAGGGAGCATTGGGAATGGGGGAAGTTCGCCCATCAGTGGCCTGACAGGTAGTCTTGAAAGGCTGCACAACTCAGAACCTAACGCCGCTCTGGTGGGACTGGAGAAAATGGCTAATTCAGAGAACGGGAACCACTTCCGCTTCACTCGCTTCATAGAGGACAATAAAGAGATTGTCACCAACTAG
- the sall1a gene encoding sal-like protein 1a isoform X3 has product MNGTVNNTDQEECSDLSEHNALDKEESMDMDLSGIHSSHNGGGRQSSSSSSSSSSSSSVNNNNNSSSSIRSSAGPGVGNSAVSKSLPQLGNLAELGNFSMINSNVIIENLQSTKVAVAQFSQESRSSGSNKVAVPALMEQLLALQQQQIHQLQLIEQIRHQILLLASQNPEMPVPSSSSQGTLGTSANPLTTLSSHLSQQLAAAAGLAQSLASQSASISSLKQLTAAAQLPQTNPGSSMAPPRSDSSQNMGSMVASVVNAQPSEKQPAHASSLHPHLSNTPLVKSSTPAFTIGSLLNPAVKPRLPQPPPASMFSSSLPSISTPVDDLNSLAVLAQQRKGKPPNVTSFETRSSSEEAFFKHKCRFCAKVFGSDSALQIHLRSHTGERPYKCNICGNRFSTRGNLKVHFQRHKDKYPHIQMNPYPVPEHLDNIPTSTGIPYGMSMPPEKPVTSWLDSKPVLSTLTTSVGLLLPPTMPSLPPFIKKEENHSVAITSPSSSLKSDSGAAEPSMKSNDGISEEGEGGTLPTSNGRAEESNQPAPIYTRVSSAPESFLDYASTNSPPMTTNPLMPLMSEQFKAKFPFGGLLDPMQASETSKLQQLVENIDKKVTDPNECVICHRVLSCQSALKMHYRTHTGERPFKCKVCGRAFTTKGNLKTHYSVHRAMPPLRVQHSCPICQKKFTNAVVLQQHIRMHMGGQIPNTPLPDNYPESMESDTDEMMDERNFDDIDNFSDENMDNMEDCPDGSIPDTPKSIDASQDSLCSSPMPLDMMGVAGLESQMKMAHQGIMEELHASRFKSLENGSLEGDHLTNDSSSFGGDFDIQNVGSPAMSESTSSMQAPSPIPSAHLHRKSPSIEERQQAASSEPICAGLMQSGSTGMGALDLTSCNPTKDPLTMVFPFRERGTFKNTACDICGKTFACQSALDIHYRSHTKERPFICTACNRGFSTKGNLKQHMLTHQMRDLPSQLFEPSNPSLTSSSSPSLLAVSSLSSMIKTEVNGFLHSSYQDCKEPVVSLVTNSAATSPVLSAAPPRRTPKQHYCNTCGKTFSSSSALQIHERTHTGEKPFACTICGRAFTTKGNLKVHMGTHMWNSAPARRGRRLSVDGPMAFLGTNPVKFPEIFQKDMASRAGSGDPTSFWNQYAAAFSNGLAMKTNEISVIQNGGLPPLSGSIGNGGSSPISGLTGSLERLHNSEPNAALVGLEKMANSENGNHFRFTRFIEDNKEIVTN; this is encoded by the exons ATGAATGGCACAGTTAATAACACAGATCAAGAAGAGTGCAGTGACCTCTCGGAGCATAACGCACTTGACAAAGAAGAGTCCATGGATATGGACCTTTCCGGAATTCACAGCAGTCACAACGGTGGTGGCAGGcagagcagcagtagcagcagcagcagcagtagcagcagttccgtcaacaacaacaacaacagcagcagtagtattagGAGCAGTGCTGGTCCTGGCGTGGGAAACTCGGCCGTCTCAAAATCTCTACCTCAACTAGGTAACCTGGCTGAACTGGGAAACTTCTCAATGATTAACAGCAATGTCATCATCGAAAACCTGCAAAGCACTAAGGTGGCCGTGGCCCAATTCTCTCAAGAAAGCCGCTCCAGCGGCAGCAACAAGGTGGCGGTGCCTGCACTCATGGAGCAGCTTCTGgctctacagcagcagcagatccACCAGTTGCAGCTCATTGAACAAATCCGTCACCAGATATTACTGCTGGCCTCTCAAAACCCTGAAATGCCGGTGCCCTCCAGTTCCTCTCAAGGTACATTAGGGACATCTGCCAACCCACTGACAACTCTCAGCTCTCATCTCTCCCAGCAGCTGGCTGCGGCTGCAGGATTAGCACAGAGCCTGGCGAGTCAGTCTGCCAGTATCAGCAGCCTGAAACAACTGACTGCAGCAGCACAGCTACCTCAGACCAACCCCGGCAGCAGCATGGCACCACCGCGCAGCGATTCATCTCAGAACATGGGCTCTATGGTGGCATCGGTGGTGAACGCCCAGCCGTCTGAAAAGCAACCCGCTCATGCTAGCAGCCTGCACCCCCATCTTAGCAACACACCGCTCGTAAAATCATCCACACCGGCCTTCACAATAGGTAGCTTGTTGAACCCTGCAGTGAAACCGCGTCTACCTCAGCCCCCTCCCGCATCCATGTTCTCCAGCTCTCTTCCCAGCATCAGTACACCTGTGGACGACCTGAACTCTTTGGCTGTCCTGGCACAGCAAAGAAAAGGCAAGCCACCCAATGTTACGTCTTTTGAAACCAGGAGCAGCTCCGAAGAGGCATTCTTCAAACACAAGTGCAGGTTTTGTGCCAAAGTGTTTGGGAGTGACAGTGCCTTGCAGATCCACTTGCGATCTCACACTGGGGAGAGACCATACAAGTGTAACATCTGTGGGAACCGCTTCTCCACCCGCGGGAACCTGAAGGTCCACTTCCAGCGGCACAAAGATAAATATCCCCACATCCAAATGAATCCATATCCAGTCCCGGAGCATTTGGACAATATTCCAACTAGCACCGGCATTCCATACGGCATGTCAATGCCCCCAGAGAAGCCAGTAACTAGTTGGCTAGACAGCAAGCCAGTTCTCTCAACCTTGACCACTTCAGTTGGCCTGTTGCTCCCTCCAACAATGCCCAGCTTGCCCCCTTTCATTAAGAAAGAGGAGAATCACTCTGTTGCAATAACCAGCCCTTCCAGTTCTCTAAAAAGTGACTCAGGTGCTGCAGAGCCCTCTATGAAAAGCAACGATGGCATATCAGAAGAAGGTGAAGGTGGCACTTTGCCTACCTCAAATGGAAGAGCAGAAGAGAGCAACCAGCCGGCACCAATCTACACACGTGTTAGCTCTGCTCCTGAGAGCTTTTTAGACTATGCCTCAACCAACAGTCCCCCCATGACCACAAATCCACTTATGCCCCTAATGTCTGAGCAGTTCAAGGCTAAGTTCCCCTTCGGAGGCCTCCTCGACCCCATGCAGGCATCGGAGACCTCCAAGCTGCAGCAGCTGGTGGAGAACATTGACAAGAAGGTGACTGACCCAAATGAGTGTGTTATCTGCCACAGGGTGCTCAGTTGCCAGAGTGCCCTGAAAATGCActaccgcacacacaccggcGAGAGGCCCTTCAAGTGTAAAGTATGTGGTCGAGCATTCACTACTAAAGGGAACCTCAAAACCCACTACAGTGTCCACCGTGCCATGCCTCCATTGAGGGTCCAGCACTCCTGTCCCATCTGCCAGAAGAAGTTCACCAATGCTGTGGTCTTGCAGCAGCACATCAGGATGCACATGGGTGGGCAGatccccaacacccccctcccagaTAACTACCCGGAATCCATGGAATCTGACACGGATGAGATGATGGATGAGAGAAACTTTGATGACATTGATAACTTTTCTGACGAGAACATGGACAATATGGAGGACTGTCCTGACGGCAGCATCCCAGACACACCCAAATCTATTGATGCATCCCAGGATAGTCTCTGTTCCTCCCCCATGCCCTTGGACATGATGGGGGTGGCAGGCCTTGAGAGCCAGATGAAGATGGCCCACCAAGGGATTATGGAGGAGCTGCATGCCAGCAGGTTTAAGTCACTTGAGAATGGCTCACTAGAAGGCGATCATCTCACCAATGACTCCTCATCTTTCGGAGGGGACTTTGATATCCAAAATGTGGGAAGTCCAGCTATGTCTGAATCTACCTCTTCTATGCAGGCACCTTCCCCCATCCCAAGTGCACACCTGCACCGGAAATCCCCCAGCATTGAAGAGAGACAGCAGGCGGCTTCATCCGAGCCCATCTGTGCAGGCCTCATGCAGTCTGGTTCCACGGGCATGGGGGCCTTAGACTTGACATCTTGCAACCCGACAAAAGACCCTCTGACCATGGTCTTCCCTTTCCGTGAGCGGGGCACCTTCAAGAACACGGCATGCGATATCTGTGGCAAGACGTTCGCCTGTCAGAGTGCCTTGGACATTCATTACCGAAGCCATACCAAAGAGAGACCATTTATTTGCACTGCCTGCAACAGGGGCTTTTCCACTAAGGGTAATCTCAAGCAGCACATGCTCACCCACCAGATGCGAGACCTGCCCTCCCAGCTCTTTGAGCCATCTAATCCCAGCCTCACTTCCAGCTCGAGCCCCTCCCTCCTTGCCGTCAGTTCCCTGTCCTCCATGATCAAGACAGAGGTCAATGGCTTCTTGCACAGCTCTTACCAGGACTGCAAGGAACCTGTGGTCAGTCTGGTCACTAATTCTGCTGCCACATCTCCAGTGCTGTCTGCTGCACCACCACGCCGAACACCCAAACAGCACTACTGCAACACCTGTGGGAAGACCTTCTCGTCCTCCAGTGCCCTGCAGATCCATGAAAGGACCCACACTGGAGAAAAGCCCTTCGCTTGTACCATCTGTGGTCGGGCATTCACTACCAAAGGCAATCTCAAg gttcaCATGGGAACACACATGTGGAACAGTGCCCCAGCCAGACGGGGCCGGAGGCTCTCAGTGGATGGCCCCATGGCCTTCCTGGGAACCAATCCTGTCAAGTTCCCCGAGATCTTCCAGAAGGATATGGCATCCCGGGCTGGCAGCGGGGACCCCACCAGCTTCTGGAACCAGTACGCGGCTGCCTTCTCCAACGGCCTGGCCATGAAGACCAATGAGATCTCAGTCATTCAGAACGGGGGCCTCCCGCCTCTTTCAGGGAGCATTGGGAATGGGGGAAGTTCGCCCATCAGTGGCCTGACAGGTAGTCTTGAAAGGCTGCACAACTCAGAACCTAACGCCGCTCTGGTGGGACTGGAGAAAATGGCTAATTCAGAGAACGGGAACCACTTCCGCTTCACTCGCTTCATAGAGGACAATAAAGAGATTGTCACCAACTAG